Proteins from a single region of Cydia amplana chromosome 17, ilCydAmpl1.1, whole genome shotgun sequence:
- the LOC134655982 gene encoding ribosomal RNA processing protein 36 homolog, whose translation MSSSESEDNYDNPEKTEDLDDGERTAIRSELSSLSFEELQKLKERIGAKVYKEAIFGKKDGKIESVKPKVFKRENKNRPREMSAKKPVSMMIDVPKLRKKEIRDPRFDPLCGEFNKKQFADDYNFLTEMRMNDIKATRAELRQTTDPEKALKLRRLLQRLNEQHKASRMKKTERMEMEKQKKQAEKEVREGKQPYYKNKSEKRVEALVSQFEELRKEGATRVQRHIKRRQQKVKRRSHKAPTGVS comes from the exons ATGAGTAGCAGCGAGAGCGAAGATAATTATGATAACCCCGAGAAAACTGAAGATCTCGACGACGGGGAACGA ACTGCCATTAGGTCCGAGTTATCGTCTCTATCGTTCGAGGAACTGCAAAAGTTAAAGGAAAGAATTGGAGCCAAAGTGTACAAGGAAGCCATATTTGGAAAAAAAGATGGCAAAATTGAATCGGTTAAACCGAAGGTGTTTAAAAGGGAAAATAAGAACAGACCCCGAGAAATGAGCGCCAAAAAGCCTGTGTCGATGATGATTGACGTGCCCAAACTGAGGAAAAAGGAAATTCGTGATCCCAG GTTCGACCCTCTCTGCGGAGAATTCAACAAGAAGCAGTTTGCCGATGACTACAATTTCCTAACAGAAATGCGCATGAACGACATCAAAGCCACCAGGGCCGAGTTGCGGCAGACCACAGACCCGGAGAAGGCCCTGAAGCTGCGCCGTCTGCTGCAGAGGCTCAACGAGCAGCACAAGGCCAGCAGAATGAAAAAGACGGAGAGAATGGAGATGGAGAAACAGAAGAAACAGGCTGAGAAAGAAGTTCGCGAGGGGAAACAGccttactataaaaataaat CTGAAAAACGCGTGGAAGCCCTAGTGTCCCAATTCGAAGAGCTCCGCAAAGAGGGCGCCACCCGCGTGCAGAGACACATCAAGCGGCGTCAGCAGAAAGTCAAGCGGCGCTCACACAAGGCCCCGACAGGTGTCAGCTGA
- the LOC134655634 gene encoding ATP-dependent Clp protease proteolytic subunit, translating into MALKYSRLLVKAVTAGVSRSNVNIHRNLVTSSPARLAMVPIVVEQTGRGERAYDIYSRLLRERIICLMGPINDDISSLVVAQLLFLQSESSKKPVHLYINSPGGNVTAGLGIYDTMQYITPPVATWCVGQACSMASLLLSAGAPGMRHALPNSRIMIHQPSGGVRGQATDIQIQAEEILKLKAQINQLYVRHTGLALEKVQTSMERDHFMSPVEAKAFGLIDNVLEHPMSHAMDKECTTGSQTPKL; encoded by the coding sequence ATGGCTTTAAAATACTCTCGACTACTTGTGAAAGCAGTTACTGCAGGCGTAAGCAGGTCTAATGTAAATATTCATCGGAATTTAGTGACCAGTTCACCTGCAAGACTTGCTATGGTACCTATAGTGGTTGAGCAAACCGGCAGAGGCGAGCGTGCGTACGATATTTACTCTAGACTTCTTAGAGAACGGATTATTTGTCTTATGGGGCCTATAAACGACGATATAAGCTCTCTAGTCGTCGCGCAGCTGCTATTTCTACAGTCCGAGTCAAGTAAGAAGCCAGTACATCTGTACATCAATTCTCCTGGTGGGAACGTGACTGCGGGACTCGGTATTTATGATACCATGCAGTATATAACACCTCCTGTCGCAACTTGGTGCGTTGGTCAAGCTTGCAGTATGGCATCTTTGCTTCTTTCTGCTGGCGCTCCAGGAATGAGACATGCTTTACCGAACTCCAGAATAATGATCCATCAGCCATCTGGTGGAGTTCGAGGGCAGGCCACTGACATACAGATCCAAGCTGAAGAAATTTTGAAGTTAAAAGCGCAAATCAATCAATTATACGTTAGACATACAGGTTTGGCTTTAGAAAAGGTTCAAACTTCTATGGAGCGTGACCACTTCATGTCCCCGGTTGAAGCTAAGGCCTTTGGTCTGATTGACAATGTACTGGAACACCCAATGTCTCATGCAATGGATAAGGAATGTACTACCGGAAGTCAAACTCCTAAATTGTGA
- the LOC134655888 gene encoding peroxisomal multifunctional enzyme A-like — protein sequence MGANQSEIASGKSDSGKADIVRRIKARLASVDKSKAQALGGVFLFNIIKGTSVYSWTLDLNNVSVYEGEPEDDPDSTFTLTEANFKTLVLGKEDARHVVQSGRCSVTGDVMRAMQLEPYIKLE from the exons ATG GGAGCCAATCAGAGCGAGATCGCGTCCGGCAAGTCTGACTCTGGCAAGGCAGACATAGTCCGCAGGATTAAGGCCAGACTCGCGTCGGTGGACAAAAGCAAGGCGCAGGCGCTGGGCGGGGTGTTCTTGTTTAACATTATCAAGGGCACCAGTGTCTATAGCTGGA CTCTGGACCTCAACAACGTGTCAGTGTACGAGGGCGAGCCCGAAGACGACCCTGACTCCACCTTCACCCTCACAGAAGCCAACTTCAAGACCCTGGTCCTGGGCAAGGAGGACGCGCGCCACGTTGTTCAGTCCGGTCGGTGCTCTGTCACTGGCGATGTCATGCGGGCGATGCAACTTGAACCGTATATTAAGTTAGAATAG